The DNA sequence ACCTTAGCAGACTATAATTGTCAGCGCTGCCACACTTTGCTCGGGCAACTACTGGCTGAGGTAAAAGCGAATAAAAATCCCCAACTGATGACGGATCCTTGGGAAGTATCTGAAAGCGACAACTCGAACAGCATGCAGCACTAAAAAGAACAGAATTTGTGTCGCAGCTCTCGACATTTTTAAAACTTAGCAAATCAGATTTGCTAAGTGGGCTATTGCAGATTGGACAAAATGATTCCGAGGAAATAGATTCAGTAGGCTTAAGATTATATCTCTTTTGACGCCTTTGGGTTGCCAAAGGAACATTACTGTCGTTGATCTCGGGAATTCTGTTGAAATGAAATGGAGTAAGCTTTCCAGCTGTTCTCACAATTGTGCATTCTCGAGAAGGATTTTCTTCCTGGAGattaagaaagggaaaaaaaaaaaaaggttaaaaaaagaatttgctAATTAAGCTTTTCTTTGAAAGTAGCTTCAAAGTAAGACGCTCTCAAGGATGAAAAAATGTATgcaaaggaaattaatttagcAAGCTCCATATATGCAACCACAGAATTAGCAGTATCTGCTTTTAAAAACCAAATCCATAAGAGATAATATTGAACCTCACAATCAGGCAAACGTAACAGTAACCTACCAAagaagttaattttaaatttgctaCCAAACCAAGTCTATAACAATCATTTCAGCCCATAAGGGCCCACTTGGTACCTGCAATAACGTGACAAATGACGATACCAAACCATTGATGCTAGAGGAAGGATTTTTATTCAACTCCACCGTCTTTAGGCTGCCCTGCCAAGTTAAGAGATTGGACCTCCATTCAATCAGGGATTGGAAATAGATAtggattaaaaggaaaaaatatgaaCTACAAACCCATCAAGGTGGCAAAGCATGTTGAGCTCCTGTATAAGACAGTCACGAAGTGGAAGCACTACTGGGACCCCCCATCTTGAATCAACATACTGTATATCTGCGGGTAAAGAGTATCCATGGCCCTGTTGAAAGAAAGTACGTACCTGAGCAATCAAAATGTCTTCTAAGACCCGCTAAAAATATTCACTAGCAACATAAATTGTTGTCATTTACTGTCCATTTGGTAACTAAAGAAACTTGATTACGTATATCATAATATGCTGTCAAAACCCCCAAAATCTTGAAAATTAGCAAAACGAAAAGAGTTGAAAGCTGAAACCATCTAAACCATCGTTTACAGGAAAAGCATGCATAAGACATGACATAACAAATAttactcccaaaaaaaaaaaaaaaaaagaaaaaagaacaaacgaAACGTAAACCTTGACCGTAGCTGTAAGAACATGGCAGGCAATCCTCGATGTACATGATCCTAATACAAGTCTGTTGTATCCATTTTCAGAGGCAATCtgcaacacaaaagaaaaaataaaataaataaaagaaagtagaAAACATTATGGAGTCGTGTATTCTCCTTCCCTTAATTATGTACTTGCCTTAAAAGCATTAAACATATAGACGAACCTTTTGTAAGGATAGCATTCGTAGATATACCAGAAGATCTTCTTTACCAGTGGCATCACAAACAGCatctagtaatttttttaatctgtcACTTCCATCATTGGAATCTGAAGAATAGAGACTTTCAATAGGAACAACATGCAATTCTTTGGTTGGGGGCGTTAGACTTGAAACAATCAACCTGATATCTTCAATTCCTTTAGTTACTTCATCTTCAGGAACAGTAAAAATGGAACTTTCATCAATAAAAGCAACTCCAACACCAAAAACTGGTAATGATCTATCCCTACTCGCATCGAAATTCTTCTGTGCTTTATGTTGCATCTCATGTACGAACTGCAAAGCAACTCTGACATaaaaacatttcttttttttagaaaatgaaTTCGaacaatattttatgaaaaagataATCAGCAAAGTTTTATATATAGCAACAATCTCAATAGACTAAACAGCTCGTGCATCAACAAATTGTTTTGATCaataaaaaggggaaaaaaatctttttgagtaatccatataaattattaatttctcaTTTCATacaaagagttaaaaaaaaaaaatgatcttttCACTTAAAATTAGCACATAAAGCTTATAACCAAGAGCTTCGTAATGACCAAGCTAACTGGAATTTAagatctaattttttattttttttatttttttcctttcttaacAGTCAAATAGAGAGTAAAGAAAACTGAGATAAAAAATAGCGACCTGGAAGAAGCGCCTCCAGAAAAGGCAACGAGGACGTTATCAGTGGGACAAATCATGGCGTTGGAGGTAACGGCCAGCCTAAACTTGCCGAAAAGATTGCTTCGAAAGCAGTCACCGCAGAAGCGTGCGTCATCATCGGTGCGACGGCCTGCGAAAGACATAGGCTGGTTGGCCTTGCACTTAATGCATAGACCTTGGTTATTACCATTAGCAACTGGTTTAGTCTCTGGTGAGGGAACGGCCGccacttcttcatcttcttcatctctGTTTCGATAGCAATTGGATCGGCAGCCAGAATCAGAACCATTGCACGCCATGTTAAAAGCTCCGCACAGCTCAGCTTCAATGGCGAGGAGCGATGAGTTTGGGCGTAGGGCTTTTGACCCTTTTTTGTTGGTCATTGTCAAATTGGGCTTTTTGTCCAAATCCATGGGCCTTATTTAAGCCCATGCTAAAAAAtaccccgaaaaaaaaaaaaaaaaggggaaaaaggtGGATTTACCTTTTACAATAGGAGCTCTTTCATTCCGCCAGCAACTTCCTCCCTCTCCCGGCGGCCTTTCTTTCTCACCTTCGCGGCTTCGGTTATCTGCAAAACTTATTAGTAGGCCAGACGGTGATCGGAACCCGTGCCACGTCACCACAAC is a window from the Ziziphus jujuba cultivar Dongzao chromosome 11, ASM3175591v1 genome containing:
- the LOC107431710 gene encoding cytoplasmic tRNA 2-thiolation protein 2 isoform X1 — its product is MDLDKKPNLTMTNKKGSKALRPNSSLLAIEAELCGAFNMACNGSDSGCRSNCYRNRDEEDEEVAAVPSPETKPVANGNNQGLCIKCKANQPMSFAGRRTDDDARFCGDCFRSNLFGKFRLAVTSNAMICPTDNVLVAFSGGASSRVALQFVHEMQHKAQKNFDASRDRSLPVFGVGVAFIDESSIFTVPEDEVTKGIEDIRLIVSSLTPPTKELHVVPIESLYSSDSNDGSDRLKKLLDAVCDATGKEDLLVYLRMLSLQKIASENGYNRLVLGSCTSRIACHVLTATVKVRTFFQQGHGYSLPADIQYVDSRWGVPVVLPLRDCLIQELNMLCHLDGLKTVELNKNPSSSINGLVSSFVTLLQEENPSRECTIVRTAGKLTPFHFNRIPEINDSNVPLATQRRQKRYNLKPTESISSESFCPICNSPLSKSDLLSFKNVESCDTNSVLFSAACCSSCRFQILPKDPSSVGDFYSLLPQPVVARAKCGSADNYSLLREQIKDCILSDSEDET
- the LOC107431710 gene encoding cytoplasmic tRNA 2-thiolation protein 2 isoform X2: MDLDKKPNLTMTNKKGSKALRPNSSLLAIEAELCGAFNMACNGSDSGCRSNCYRNRDEEDEEVAAVPSPETKPVANGNNQGLCIKCKANQPMSFAGRRTDDDARFCGDCFRSNLFGKFRLAVTSNAMICPTDNVLVAFSGGASSRVALQFVHEMQHKAQKNFDASRDRSLPVFGVGVAFIDESSIFTVPEDEVTKGIEDIRLIVSSLTPPTKELHVVPIESLYSSDSNDGSDRLKKLLDAVCDATGKEDLLVYLRMLSLQKIASENGYNRLVLGSCTSRIACHVLTATVKGHGYSLPADIQYVDSRWGVPVVLPLRDCLIQELNMLCHLDGLKTVELNKNPSSSINGLVSSFVTLLQEENPSRECTIVRTAGKLTPFHFNRIPEINDSNVPLATQRRQKRYNLKPTESISSESFCPICNSPLSKSDLLSFKNVESCDTNSVLFSAACCSSCRFQILPKDPSSVGDFYSLLPQPVVARAKCGSADNYSLLREQIKDCILSDSEDET